From Bacteroidota bacterium, the proteins below share one genomic window:
- the holA gene encoding DNA polymerase III subunit delta, with amino-acid sequence MAKNPIDDYKRIANLVKSREFSPVYFLQGEETYYIDKLSNLIEETVLKPEEKGFNQSVLYGKDVKVKDIVMAAKRYPMGADYQVIIVKEAQNLHKDQIEDFHTYLENPLKSTILVINYKSKKIDQRTKVGKLFQKYTFANFDRLYDNQVPMWIENHIKNTGKTIHSQAALLIAEYLGNDLNKIENEIDKMLIQLPPEVQLINTKHIEDNIGISKDFNVFELQKAIGEHNYNKSIQIINYFANDAAKNPLLLTISNLFAYFNKILLFHEFKSLPPQELATKLGINQFFLTEYKIAGANYSVNKIESILSLLKYYDLKSKGVGGNNTSEGELMREMIIRIFNIEVH; translated from the coding sequence ATGGCAAAAAATCCAATAGACGATTATAAAAGGATTGCGAATTTAGTGAAGAGCAGAGAATTTTCGCCTGTTTATTTCCTGCAAGGGGAAGAAACATACTATATTGACAAGCTGTCTAATCTCATAGAAGAAACGGTATTAAAACCTGAAGAGAAAGGATTTAACCAATCTGTGCTTTATGGTAAAGATGTCAAAGTAAAAGATATTGTTATGGCAGCCAAGCGATATCCGATGGGAGCCGATTATCAAGTAATCATTGTAAAAGAAGCACAGAACCTGCACAAAGATCAGATAGAAGATTTTCATACATATCTTGAAAACCCGCTTAAAAGCACCATTTTAGTTATTAATTATAAATCTAAAAAAATTGACCAACGAACAAAAGTCGGCAAGCTATTTCAGAAATACACCTTTGCAAACTTTGACCGATTGTATGACAATCAAGTTCCAATGTGGATAGAAAACCATATCAAAAACACCGGAAAAACTATCCATTCACAAGCAGCCTTACTCATAGCAGAATATTTAGGTAACGATTTAAATAAAATAGAAAACGAAATAGACAAGATGTTGATACAACTTCCACCGGAAGTTCAGCTTATCAATACCAAACATATTGAAGATAATATTGGAATAAGTAAGGATTTCAATGTTTTTGAATTACAGAAAGCGATTGGTGAACACAATTATAACAAATCCATTCAAATCATTAACTATTTTGCCAATGACGCTGCCAAGAATCCTCTCCTGCTAACAATCAGCAATCTATTTGCATATTTCAACAAGATTCTTCTTTTTCACGAATTTAAAAGCCTCCCACCCCAAGAATTAGCTACTAAATTGGGGATTAACCAATTCTTCTTAACAGAATATAAAATAGCCGGGGCAAATTACAGCGTAAACAAAATTGAAAGCATCCTATCGCTTCTCAAATATTACGATTTGAAATCAAAGGGAGTGGGCGGCAATAATACATCTGAAGGTGAGCTTATGCGAGAAATGATTATCCGTATTTTTAATATTGAAGTCCATTAA
- a CDS encoding type I restriction enzyme HsdR N-terminal domain-containing protein, giving the protein MQAINLPEFTPLLKNSGQRKYIFDSFRKKFVTLTPEEWVRQHWLHFLVNFKAVPKGGVGVEVALKYNEMSKRADIVVFNKSQKPALIVECKATHIELSEQTCMQIAHYNAVFKARFLIVSNGIQHFLFEVDFDANDYKRLTELPDYGAW; this is encoded by the coding sequence ATGCAAGCGATTAATCTGCCTGAATTTACACCTCTGCTCAAAAACTCTGGGCAAAGGAAGTACATTTTTGACTCTTTTCGAAAAAAGTTTGTAACGCTTACCCCGGAAGAGTGGGTGCGCCAGCATTGGTTGCATTTTTTGGTAAATTTTAAAGCAGTTCCCAAAGGGGGAGTGGGTGTAGAAGTTGCTCTAAAGTACAATGAAATGAGCAAGCGTGCCGATATTGTTGTCTTTAATAAAAGTCAAAAACCGGCATTGATTGTCGAATGTAAGGCTACGCACATAGAATTGTCTGAACAAACTTGTATGCAGATTGCGCATTATAATGCGGTTTTTAAAGCCCGATTTCTCATAGTGTCTAACGGAATTCAGCATTTCTTGTTCGAAGTTGATTTTGATGCAAATGACTATAAGAGGCTCACTGAGTTGCCTGACTATGGAGCTTGGTAA
- the accD gene encoding acetyl-CoA carboxylase, carboxyltransferase subunit beta — protein sequence MSWFKRVKEGITTKSKEKKYIPDGLWNKCPKCKTITQSKDLVENKYVCPSCSYHHKISSEEYFHILFDEQKFKELYAEIVSGDPLQFFDTKSYTERLVETQAKTGLKDALRVAVGKINGTKTVISCMDFGFIGGSMGSVVGEKIARSIDYARENQIPLIIISKSGGARMMEAAFSLMQMAKTSAKLALLNQEGIPYLSILTDPTTGGVTASFAMLGDFNIAEPEALIGFAGPRVIRETIGKDLPKGFQSSEFLQEHGFVDFIVPRTEMKEKVGNLLKMIYTKKTSAKKVDKSE from the coding sequence ATGAGTTGGTTTAAAAGAGTAAAAGAAGGAATTACAACAAAATCAAAGGAGAAAAAATATATCCCTGACGGATTGTGGAATAAATGCCCAAAGTGCAAAACAATCACACAATCCAAAGATTTGGTTGAAAATAAATATGTATGCCCATCTTGCAGTTATCATCACAAAATAAGTTCTGAAGAGTACTTTCACATTCTGTTTGATGAACAAAAATTCAAAGAGTTATATGCCGAAATAGTATCGGGTGACCCGCTTCAGTTTTTTGATACCAAATCATACACCGAACGCTTGGTTGAAACACAAGCCAAAACGGGTTTAAAAGACGCATTGCGTGTTGCAGTCGGGAAAATAAACGGTACTAAAACCGTTATTTCTTGTATGGATTTTGGTTTTATAGGTGGTTCGATGGGTTCTGTGGTGGGCGAAAAGATCGCACGCTCTATTGACTATGCCAGAGAGAATCAAATTCCACTAATTATTATTTCTAAATCGGGTGGTGCCAGAATGATGGAAGCTGCGTTTTCGCTCATGCAAATGGCAAAAACATCTGCAAAGCTTGCCCTGCTCAATCAAGAAGGGATACCTTATCTATCCATTCTTACTGACCCTACAACAGGTGGTGTAACTGCTTCATTTGCAATGTTGGGTGATTTTAATATCGCTGAACCGGAAGCCTTGATTGGGTTTGCCGGACCGCGCGTTATCAGAGAAACGATTGGAAAAGATCTTCCTAAAGGTTTTCAAAGTTCGGAGTTCCTACAAGAACACGGCTTTGTGGATTTTATAGTACCCAGAACCGAAATGAAAGAGAAGGTAGGTAATTTGCTTAAAATGATTTATACTAAAAAAACATCTGCTAAAAAAGTGGATAAAAGTGAGTAA
- a CDS encoding VanZ family protein encodes MLLPIGDAETSYVFGIIPFDKLVHFVLFSFFALFTRVGWAKWYRNDFFVRKANTWTIIEGVVFAFLTETLQQFTYYRTFSWFDICADAVGVLFGLLLFIVIYKL; translated from the coding sequence TTGTTATTGCCGATCGGAGATGCCGAGACTTCCTATGTTTTCGGTATTATCCCATTCGACAAACTGGTGCATTTCGTTCTTTTTTCATTTTTTGCTTTATTTACAAGAGTAGGGTGGGCTAAGTGGTACCGAAATGACTTCTTTGTCAGAAAAGCAAATACCTGGACAATAATAGAAGGTGTTGTATTTGCTTTTCTGACAGAGACCCTGCAGCAATTTACTTATTATAGAACTTTCTCATGGTTTGATATTTGTGCGGATGCCGTGGGTGTATTATTCGGATTATTGTTGTTTATTGTAATTTACAAACTATGA
- a CDS encoding thiamine pyrophosphate-dependent enzyme, whose amino-acid sequence MCQTKAMNKIYEENRQITTYVHSTSRGHEAIQLATGFLLESYDYAAPYYRDEAMLLAIGMRPYELMLQLLAKKDDPFSGGRSYYSHPSLKRETMPKIPHQSSATGMQAIPATGMAHGIKYKEQTKQLKGLEMPIVLCSLGDGCVTEGEVSEAMQMAVLKELPIIYLVQDNDWGISATGAEMRAMDAYEFAAGFKGLKRVRTDGADFVQCYEDMKDAIDWVRKNRKPVLVHAKVPLLGHHTSGVRSEWYRNDWAENEKNDPFPRLLQTLIELGESTGTLDTIRKEAEEFIAEEFAKAITAPEPEPQSVYEHEFVSTPITEELGIREPAGKDPIVMVDAALFACDEILKKHPEALLYGQDVGARLGGVFREAATLAQKHGDARVFNTPIQEAYIVGSTVGMSAVGLKPIVEIQFADYIWPGVNQLVEEVSKSCYLSMGKYPVSSVIRIPTGAYGGGGPYHSGTVESSILPIKGIKVVYPSNAADMKGLLKAAFYDPNPVVIFEHKGLYWSKVPGTNAAKTPEPSEDYVIPLGKGRVVLEANIENVKKGDSVAVITYGMGVYWALNAAKNLNDRVEIIDLRTLNPLDEELIYNTVIKHGKALVLTEETQRNSFAEAIAGRASEKCFRFLDAPIKVIGAANLPAVAMNKNLEFEMLPNADKVQAALDELLNY is encoded by the coding sequence ATGTGCCAAACTAAGGCAATGAACAAGATTTATGAGGAGAATAGACAAATCACAACTTATGTGCATTCCACTTCACGAGGACATGAGGCTATCCAACTGGCAACCGGATTCCTATTAGAATCTTATGATTATGCAGCACCCTATTATAGGGATGAAGCAATGCTGCTTGCAATCGGTATGCGACCTTATGAGTTAATGTTGCAACTGTTGGCAAAGAAAGATGACCCCTTCTCCGGAGGCAGAAGTTATTACTCTCATCCTTCTTTGAAACGAGAAACAATGCCCAAAATACCACACCAGTCAAGTGCTACAGGCATGCAGGCGATTCCTGCAACAGGTATGGCGCATGGAATCAAATACAAAGAACAAACAAAACAACTCAAAGGCTTAGAAATGCCAATAGTGCTTTGTTCATTAGGAGATGGATGTGTTACAGAAGGCGAAGTATCCGAAGCAATGCAAATGGCAGTATTAAAAGAACTACCCATTATTTATTTAGTTCAAGACAATGATTGGGGAATTTCGGCAACCGGTGCTGAGATGAGGGCTATGGATGCGTATGAGTTTGCTGCCGGTTTCAAAGGTTTGAAAAGAGTCAGAACTGATGGTGCAGACTTTGTGCAATGCTATGAGGACATGAAAGACGCCATAGATTGGGTGCGCAAAAATAGAAAACCAGTTTTGGTGCATGCCAAAGTTCCTCTTTTGGGACATCATACATCGGGAGTACGTAGTGAATGGTATAGAAATGATTGGGCAGAGAATGAGAAAAATGATCCTTTTCCAAGATTGTTGCAGACTTTAATAGAGCTTGGAGAAAGCACCGGCACCCTTGATACGATTCGCAAAGAAGCTGAAGAGTTTATTGCCGAAGAGTTTGCTAAAGCAATTACCGCACCTGAACCGGAACCTCAGTCTGTTTATGAACATGAGTTTGTCAGCACGCCAATAACAGAGGAGCTTGGTATAAGAGAGCCTGCCGGCAAAGATCCTATTGTGATGGTGGATGCAGCCTTGTTTGCCTGCGATGAAATTCTGAAAAAACATCCTGAAGCCCTATTATATGGTCAAGATGTAGGAGCAAGGCTGGGTGGAGTTTTTAGAGAAGCAGCTACACTGGCTCAAAAGCATGGTGATGCGCGTGTTTTCAATACCCCTATTCAAGAAGCATATATAGTGGGTTCGACTGTCGGAATGAGTGCAGTTGGACTCAAGCCTATTGTTGAAATTCAGTTTGCGGATTATATCTGGCCAGGTGTAAATCAATTAGTAGAGGAGGTTTCCAAATCGTGTTATTTGTCAATGGGTAAATACCCTGTGTCAAGTGTAATCAGAATACCAACAGGTGCTTATGGTGGCGGTGGTCCATATCATTCCGGCACAGTTGAGTCAAGTATATTGCCCATCAAAGGAATTAAGGTTGTTTATCCAAGTAATGCCGCTGATATGAAAGGGTTGCTTAAAGCCGCATTCTATGACCCCAATCCGGTTGTCATATTTGAGCACAAGGGATTGTACTGGAGCAAAGTACCGGGTACCAATGCTGCCAAAACCCCCGAACCTTCGGAGGATTATGTGATACCGCTGGGTAAGGGCAGGGTTGTGTTAGAGGCAAATATTGAAAATGTAAAAAAAGGTGATTCTGTGGCAGTAATTACGTATGGAATGGGAGTGTATTGGGCATTGAATGCTGCCAAAAATCTCAATGACAGAGTTGAAATTATAGATTTGAGAACACTCAACCCTTTGGATGAAGAGTTGATTTATAATACAGTCATTAAACACGGAAAAGCATTGGTGCTAACTGAGGAGACACAACGTAATTCATTTGCTGAAGCCATTGCAGGAAGAGCTTCTGAGAAGTGTTTTAGGTTTTTGGATGCACCTATCAAAGTAATAGGAGCAGCCAACCTGCCCGCAGTGGCAATGAACAAGAACTTAGAATTCGAAATGTTGCCGAATGCAGATAAAGTACAAGCTGCTTTGGATGAATTACTTAATTATTAA
- the gcvH gene encoding glycine cleavage system protein GcvH, with translation MNFPSELKYTKDHEWVKVDGAIATIGVTDFAQGELGDIVFVDISSQGQSLSKESVFGTIEAVKTVSDLFMPLSGEVIEINSSLDSTPDAINSDPYGEGWIVKVKISNPAELDSLLDVAAYKALTGN, from the coding sequence ATGAATTTCCCATCAGAATTAAAGTACACAAAAGACCACGAATGGGTCAAAGTTGACGGAGCTATTGCAACAATTGGAGTAACCGACTTTGCACAAGGAGAACTTGGAGACATCGTTTTCGTTGACATTTCTTCTCAAGGACAATCACTGAGTAAAGAGTCTGTCTTTGGAACTATTGAAGCAGTAAAAACTGTTTCTGATTTATTTATGCCGCTATCAGGAGAGGTTATTGAGATAAACTCTTCTCTTGACTCAACGCCCGATGCCATTAACTCAGACCCTTATGGGGAAGGTTGGATTGTAAAAGTTAAGATTTCTAACCCTGCTGAGTTAGACAGCTTGTTGGATGTGGCTGCTTACAAAGCCTTAACCGGAAACTAA
- a CDS encoding DUF4296 domain-containing protein translates to MTLGFNYDRSYKLQRVFILLLIILIASCSRPQSNQPKNLIADQTMSQIVAELKIIDAAYQSGVAPKGAEESQKSVRIDTADGPKQKTSVLESLKEIVTTKEGQEAISYEPTESKPVTSVKRVYKGNVGADYEFVFNKHKVTRQQFEQSLDYYSKNPDLFQPILEKALEILTRYEIQVTKD, encoded by the coding sequence ATGACATTAGGGTTTAATTACGATAGGTCATACAAATTACAACGAGTATTTATTTTATTACTCATCATATTAATTGCAAGTTGTAGCAGACCTCAATCTAATCAACCTAAAAATCTGATTGCGGATCAAACCATGAGCCAAATAGTTGCAGAGCTCAAAATAATTGATGCTGCTTATCAATCCGGAGTGGCACCTAAAGGAGCAGAAGAATCCCAAAAATCAGTGCGCATTGACACTGCTGATGGTCCAAAACAAAAGACATCCGTCTTAGAATCATTAAAAGAGATAGTAACAACTAAAGAAGGACAAGAAGCAATTAGCTATGAACCCACTGAATCCAAACCTGTTACAAGTGTCAAAAGAGTGTATAAGGGTAATGTTGGTGCTGATTATGAATTTGTTTTTAACAAACATAAAGTGACACGACAACAGTTTGAGCAAAGCCTTGATTACTATTCAAAGAATCCTGACCTTTTTCAACCTATTTTAGAAAAAGCATTGGAAATTCTTACCCGATATGAAATTCAAGTAACTAAAGATTAA
- a CDS encoding energy transducer TonB, giving the protein MELKKSIKADVARRATSFFLVGLLIIQLVVLGAFSYTWYEKTTVAPTITKSVGTNEVIEQTEITQQTAYYVPPPPPPTAIEVVEDDKADDNVEIQSTDFKDNTVVDAPYQYYGMTPGGTPGAPPPPTHVEEAPIFTVVEIMPEYPGGQNAMLSFIMKNFRYPDEARRFDVEGRVLVSFLVDESGNITEVRPLLPANRQLGYGLEDEAVRVVKMMPKWKPGFQRNKAVRVRYTLPINCTLN; this is encoded by the coding sequence ATGGAACTAAAGAAAAGCATTAAAGCCGATGTTGCCAGGAGAGCTACCTCGTTTTTCCTTGTTGGTCTATTGATTATTCAGTTAGTAGTACTCGGTGCATTTTCATACACTTGGTATGAGAAAACAACGGTTGCACCTACTATTACTAAAAGTGTAGGTACTAATGAAGTAATAGAACAAACAGAAATAACACAGCAAACTGCCTATTATGTGCCACCACCACCTCCCCCTACTGCAATTGAAGTGGTTGAAGATGACAAAGCAGATGATAATGTCGAAATTCAAAGCACTGATTTTAAAGATAATACAGTAGTGGATGCCCCATATCAGTATTATGGAATGACGCCTGGCGGCACTCCGGGAGCACCACCTCCTCCCACACACGTAGAAGAAGCTCCTATCTTTACTGTTGTGGAGATAATGCCTGAATACCCCGGAGGACAAAATGCAATGTTGAGTTTTATCATGAAAAACTTTCGTTATCCGGATGAAGCCAGAAGATTTGACGTAGAAGGTAGAGTATTGGTTTCTTTCTTGGTTGACGAGTCTGGTAATATTACAGAAGTGAGACCTTTATTGCCCGCTAATCGCCAACTTGGATATGGTTTAGAAGATGAAGCTGTCAGGGTGGTAAAAATGATGCCTAAATGGAAACCCGGTTTTCAACGAAACAAAGCTGTTAGGGTGCGTTATACTTTACCTATAAATTGTACATTAAATTAA
- the murQ gene encoding N-acetylmuramic acid 6-phosphate etherase yields MQDIHHTEQDSHYDNLEQLSAKELLIGINTEDSSIAKSVAHELPSIEALINVCSEKLNKGGRLFYIGAGTSGRLGILDASECPPTYGVDYDKVIGLIAGGDAAIRKAVEFAEDNTEQAWKDLQQLNISKSDFLIGISASGKTPYVVGGLEMAKQNGVSTGCISCNKNSKLGTLADYPVEVATGAEFVTGSTRMKAGTAQKMVLNMISTVCMIKLGRVKGNKMVDMQIANNKLIDRAVRMIMGETNLDANMAAEALKKFGCVRAVIEHYK; encoded by the coding sequence ATGCAAGACATACACCATACCGAACAAGATTCTCATTATGATAATCTCGAGCAACTGTCCGCTAAAGAACTGTTGATTGGAATTAACACCGAAGATTCTTCTATAGCAAAATCTGTTGCACATGAATTACCATCAATTGAAGCATTGATAAATGTATGTTCTGAAAAACTCAATAAAGGCGGAAGACTATTTTATATCGGAGCTGGTACAAGCGGACGGCTGGGTATATTGGATGCAAGTGAATGTCCTCCAACTTATGGCGTGGACTATGACAAAGTTATTGGACTAATTGCGGGAGGTGATGCTGCTATAAGAAAGGCAGTTGAATTTGCAGAAGACAATACAGAACAAGCTTGGAAAGACTTGCAGCAGTTGAATATCAGCAAAAGTGATTTTTTAATAGGAATTTCAGCCAGTGGTAAGACACCTTATGTTGTAGGGGGACTTGAAATGGCTAAACAAAATGGTGTGTCAACCGGATGTATTTCTTGTAATAAGAATTCAAAGTTAGGTACGCTTGCGGACTACCCGGTAGAAGTTGCAACAGGTGCTGAATTTGTAACAGGAAGTACTCGCATGAAGGCAGGAACAGCTCAAAAAATGGTGCTCAATATGATCTCTACGGTATGTATGATTAAACTTGGAAGAGTAAAAGGAAACAAAATGGTAGATATGCAAATTGCCAATAATAAGTTGATTGATAGGGCTGTCAGAATGATTATGGGAGAGACAAATTTGGATGCAAACATGGCGGCAGAGGCGCTCAAAAAATTTGGATGTGTGCGGGCAGTTATTGAGCATTATAAATGA
- a CDS encoding dipeptidase — protein sequence MNWNEYIDSNKQRFMDELFDWLRIPSVSADSKFKNDVKRAADYLADKFKAAGADNITIEQTAGNPIVYAEKIINPSLPTILVYGHYDVQPSDPDNLWTTPAFEPAIRDGKIYARGSCDDKGQVYMHVKAFETMMQTNTLPCNVKFMIEGEEEVGSANLGIYCKAHKDKLKADVVLISDTAMISLDTPSLDTGLRGLSYVQVEVTGPDHDLHSGVYGGAVANPINVLCTMIASMHDENRHITIPGFYDKVLELTNEERIALNKAPFNLEDYKKELGIDEVLGETSFTTLERTGIRPTLDVNGIWGGYTGEGSKTVLPSKAYAKISMRLVPNQRSGEITELFTKHFLSIAPKSVKVKVEAHHGGEPVVTPTDSHAYKSAAKAIKETFGKDPIPTRGGGSIPIVALFEDVLGLKSILMGFGLDSDDIHSPDEHYGVENFYKGIQTIPYFFKYFSEK from the coding sequence ATGAATTGGAATGAATATATTGATTCAAACAAGCAACGTTTTATGGACGAATTGTTTGACTGGCTTAGAATCCCCTCAGTTAGTGCGGATAGCAAATTTAAAAATGATGTAAAAAGAGCCGCAGATTATCTGGCTGACAAATTCAAAGCAGCAGGGGCGGATAATATTACTATTGAACAGACCGCAGGTAATCCCATAGTGTATGCAGAAAAAATTATAAATCCTTCATTACCTACAATCTTGGTATATGGACACTATGACGTACAGCCTTCTGATCCTGACAATCTTTGGACTACACCGGCATTTGAACCGGCAATCAGAGATGGTAAAATCTATGCAAGAGGTTCTTGTGATGATAAAGGACAGGTTTATATGCATGTTAAAGCTTTTGAGACCATGATGCAGACAAATACACTCCCCTGCAATGTTAAATTTATGATTGAGGGAGAAGAAGAAGTAGGGTCAGCCAATTTGGGTATCTATTGCAAAGCTCACAAGGATAAACTGAAAGCCGATGTTGTGTTAATATCAGACACAGCCATGATTTCACTCGATACCCCGAGCCTGGATACAGGACTTAGAGGCTTGAGTTATGTGCAAGTTGAAGTAACAGGTCCTGATCATGACTTGCATTCAGGAGTGTATGGTGGCGCAGTTGCTAACCCCATCAATGTGTTGTGTACAATGATTGCTTCTATGCACGATGAAAATAGGCACATCACAATCCCCGGATTTTATGACAAAGTACTTGAATTGACAAATGAAGAAAGAATTGCATTAAACAAAGCACCTTTCAACCTTGAAGATTATAAAAAAGAACTTGGAATAGATGAAGTATTGGGTGAAACCTCTTTTACTACATTAGAAAGAACCGGAATTCGTCCAACCCTTGATGTAAATGGAATCTGGGGTGGATATACAGGAGAAGGAAGCAAGACAGTATTACCTTCCAAAGCCTATGCAAAAATATCCATGAGACTTGTTCCAAATCAACGTTCAGGAGAAATTACCGAATTGTTTACCAAGCACTTTTTAAGCATTGCACCTAAATCTGTAAAAGTAAAAGTTGAGGCTCATCACGGTGGCGAACCCGTTGTTACACCAACCGATTCTCATGCATACAAATCTGCTGCAAAAGCTATCAAAGAAACTTTTGGAAAAGACCCCATTCCAACCAGAGGCGGAGGAAGTATTCCCATTGTAGCCTTGTTTGAAGATGTATTAGGTTTGAAATCAATTTTGATGGGATTTGGCTTAGATTCAGATGATATTCACTCCCCTGATGAACATTATGGTGTTGAGAATTTCTACAAAGGAATTCAAACTATTCCTTATTTCTTCAAATACTTCTCAGAAAAGTAA
- a CDS encoding class I fructose-bisphosphate aldolase, protein MNTAEIQNLLGAESESLMTHQSKTIGNELLTLPGADFIDRTFAFSNRNPQVLRNLQALYGNGRLANTGYVSILPVDQGIEHSAGASFAPNPIFFDSENIVKLAIEGGCNAVASTFGVLASCSRKYAHKIPFVVKINHNELLTYPNKYDQIAFGSVEEAWNLGAVAVGATIYFGSEESSRQIVEIAEAFERAHELGMATILWCYLRNNNFKKDGVDYHTAADLTGQANHLGVTIQADIIKQKLPTNNGGFKALNFGKTHDKVYSQLTTDHPIDLCRYQVANCYMGKVGLINSGGESKGESDLADAVRTAVINKRAGGHGLISGRKAFQKPMNEGIKLLNAIQDVYLNKEITIA, encoded by the coding sequence ATGAATACAGCAGAAATCCAAAATTTATTAGGTGCTGAGTCAGAAAGTTTGATGACACATCAATCAAAAACCATTGGAAACGAATTGTTAACGCTCCCTGGTGCAGACTTTATTGACCGTACTTTTGCATTTAGTAACAGAAATCCTCAAGTTTTAAGAAACCTTCAGGCATTGTATGGCAACGGACGTTTGGCTAATACCGGCTATGTTTCAATTCTACCAGTTGACCAAGGGATAGAGCATAGTGCTGGAGCATCGTTTGCCCCCAATCCTATTTTCTTTGACTCAGAGAATATAGTAAAACTTGCTATTGAAGGAGGTTGTAATGCTGTTGCCTCAACATTCGGAGTGCTCGCATCTTGCTCTAGAAAATATGCTCATAAGATTCCTTTTGTTGTTAAAATCAATCATAACGAGCTTTTGACATACCCTAACAAGTATGATCAAATCGCATTTGGTTCAGTTGAAGAAGCATGGAATTTAGGAGCTGTGGCAGTAGGGGCAACCATTTATTTTGGTTCAGAAGAATCATCCAGACAAATTGTTGAAATTGCCGAAGCATTTGAAAGAGCGCATGAATTGGGAATGGCAACCATTCTTTGGTGTTATTTGAGAAATAATAATTTCAAGAAAGATGGAGTTGATTATCATACAGCAGCAGACCTAACCGGGCAAGCAAATCACTTAGGAGTAACAATCCAAGCGGATATTATTAAGCAAAAATTACCTACAAATAACGGTGGCTTTAAAGCGCTGAATTTTGGTAAGACACACGATAAAGTTTATTCTCAACTTACAACTGACCATCCCATTGACCTTTGCAGGTATCAAGTTGCAAATTGCTATATGGGTAAAGTAGGGTTAATAAATTCGGGTGGCGAAAGCAAAGGAGAGTCGGATTTAGCAGACGCTGTGAGAACTGCTGTTATTAACAAAAGGGCAGGAGGGCATGGTTTGATTTCAGGTAGAAAGGCTTTTCAAAAACCTATGAATGAAGGTATTAAGTTGCTTAATGCTATTCAGGATGTTTATCTTAACAAAGAAATTACCATAGCATAA